The following proteins are co-located in the Chloroflexia bacterium SDU3-3 genome:
- a CDS encoding ATP-binding protein, whose product MSVQHSPWELANQQHLMVSIEHVRGVLRSHIDAAELPPEPKSPAESMLLTLCRLFGLTSFERDLLLMCAGVELDGSFAALVAEAQGNPANLSPTFGLALAAMPNAHWDAISPTRPLRRWRLVELGSGAALTSSPLRISEPVLHTLTGMPMLDERLLRLIEPVAPSDFLVPSHAEIATKISGHWRQHHKGRIPLVQLTGVGFHAARHIAAQAAADLGLTLYAISTTYLPAAPNDVEMLATLWRRDALLTGSALLIEFDDIDHMSEEQQRAAHRFAEQADGLTFLATRERRPLRRSHIVIEVERPLPKEQRTLWHQELAPLHLPLEPMIEQLSAQFNLSANMITQISSETIASNNGSSTVQSITQSVWRACRVQARERLDDLAQRITPTFTLEDLVLPDQQRSVIQDIAAHVRQRVKVYEHWGMGGAQARGLGISALFAGPSGTGKTTAAEALANALDLDLYRIDLSGVVSKYIGETEKNLRRIFDAAEESGALLLFDEADAIFGKRSEVKDSHDRYANIEVGYLLQRMETYRGLVILTTNLKHAIDNAFLRRIRFVTQFPFPDASQRAEIWRRMFPQTVPTDGLVFEQLARLNVAGGNIRTIALNAAFIAADAGEPIRMPHVLRAARVEYAKLEKPLTESEISGWGSPSGTVKTAN is encoded by the coding sequence ATGAGCGTGCAGCATTCCCCCTGGGAGCTGGCCAACCAGCAGCATCTCATGGTGTCGATCGAGCATGTGCGCGGCGTGCTGCGCAGCCATATCGACGCCGCCGAGCTTCCCCCCGAGCCAAAATCGCCCGCCGAGTCGATGCTGCTGACGCTGTGCCGCCTGTTTGGCCTCACCTCGTTCGAGCGCGACCTGCTGCTGATGTGCGCCGGGGTCGAGCTGGATGGCAGCTTCGCCGCGCTGGTGGCCGAGGCCCAGGGCAACCCGGCCAACCTGTCGCCCACCTTTGGCCTGGCGCTGGCCGCCATGCCCAACGCCCACTGGGATGCTATCTCGCCCACGCGCCCGCTGCGGCGCTGGCGGCTGGTCGAGCTTGGCTCGGGTGCGGCGCTCACCAGCAGCCCGCTGCGCATCAGCGAGCCGGTGCTGCACACGCTTACCGGCATGCCTATGCTCGACGAGCGGCTGCTGCGGCTGATCGAGCCAGTCGCGCCCAGCGATTTCCTGGTGCCCTCGCACGCCGAGATCGCCACCAAGATCAGCGGCCACTGGCGGCAGCACCACAAGGGCCGCATCCCGCTGGTGCAGCTGACAGGCGTTGGCTTTCACGCGGCCCGGCATATCGCCGCGCAGGCCGCCGCCGACCTGGGGCTGACGCTCTACGCGATCTCGACAACCTACCTGCCCGCCGCGCCAAACGATGTCGAGATGCTGGCCACGCTCTGGCGGCGCGATGCGCTGCTGACCGGATCGGCCCTGCTGATCGAGTTCGATGATATCGACCATATGAGCGAGGAGCAGCAGCGCGCCGCCCACCGCTTTGCCGAGCAGGCCGATGGCCTGACCTTCCTGGCCACCCGCGAGCGCCGCCCGCTGCGCCGCTCGCATATTGTGATCGAGGTCGAGCGCCCGCTGCCCAAGGAGCAGCGCACGCTCTGGCACCAAGAGCTCGCGCCCCTGCACCTGCCGCTGGAGCCGATGATCGAGCAGCTGAGCGCCCAGTTCAACCTGAGCGCCAATATGATCACTCAGATCAGCTCCGAGACGATCGCGAGCAACAATGGCTCGTCGACGGTGCAGAGCATCACTCAGTCGGTGTGGCGCGCCTGCCGCGTGCAGGCCCGTGAGCGGCTAGATGATCTGGCCCAGCGTATCACCCCAACGTTTACGCTGGAAGATCTGGTGCTGCCCGATCAGCAGCGCAGCGTGATCCAGGACATCGCCGCGCACGTGCGCCAGCGCGTGAAGGTGTACGAGCACTGGGGCATGGGCGGCGCGCAGGCGCGCGGTCTGGGCATCAGCGCGCTGTTCGCCGGGCCGAGCGGCACCGGCAAAACTACTGCCGCCGAGGCGCTGGCCAACGCGCTGGATCTCGACCTGTACCGCATCGATCTGTCGGGCGTGGTGAGCAAGTATATCGGCGAGACCGAGAAGAACCTGCGGCGGATCTTCGACGCCGCCGAAGAGAGCGGCGCGCTGCTGCTGTTCGACGAGGCCGATGCGATCTTTGGCAAACGCAGCGAGGTGAAAGACAGCCACGACCGCTACGCCAACATCGAGGTCGGCTATCTGCTGCAGCGCATGGAGACGTATCGCGGGCTGGTCATCCTGACCACCAACCTTAAGCACGCGATCGATAACGCCTTCCTGCGCCGCATCCGCTTCGTTACCCAGTTTCCTTTCCCGGATGCATCCCAACGAGCCGAGATCTGGCGGCGCATGTTCCCGCAGACGGTTCCGACCGACGGGCTGGTGTTCGAGCAGCTGGCGCGCCTGAATGTGGCCGGCGGCAACATCCGCACCATCGCGCTAAACGCCGCCTTTATCGCCGCCGATGCTGGCGAACCTATACGTATGCCTCATGTTCTGCGTGCGGCCCGCGTAGAATATGCTAAACTAGAGAAGCCGCTCACCGAATCGGAAATATCGGGTTGGGGATCGCCGTCGGGTACTGTCAAGACCGCGAACTAG
- a CDS encoding NUDIX domain-containing protein — MDLSQQLRIWAEQLSAIAREGAQAAGGEAGHARRYASVAQVAQAIATAQAHEALAAARIPGQGGSPDVCASGAIFNRQGEILLVQRREDALWALPGGLIALGETPAEGLCRQIWEETGIVARPLLLVGIYDSRRLAMQAPRQSFQIVFLCQPAEAESQAVVIDETLAARYFATDQLPPLAPGQATGIGDAARAWEGQRVEAAFL; from the coding sequence ATGGATCTCAGCCAGCAGCTTCGGATCTGGGCCGAGCAGCTTTCCGCCATCGCCCGCGAGGGCGCGCAGGCCGCCGGCGGCGAGGCCGGCCACGCCCGCCGCTACGCCAGCGTGGCCCAGGTGGCCCAGGCCATCGCCACCGCCCAGGCCCACGAGGCCCTGGCGGCGGCCCGCATCCCCGGCCAGGGCGGCTCGCCGGATGTGTGCGCCAGCGGGGCGATCTTCAACCGGCAGGGCGAGATCCTGCTGGTGCAGCGGCGCGAGGATGCGCTGTGGGCCCTGCCCGGCGGCCTGATCGCCCTGGGCGAGACGCCCGCCGAGGGCCTGTGCCGCCAGATCTGGGAGGAGACCGGGATCGTGGCGCGCCCGCTGCTGCTGGTGGGCATCTACGACTCGCGGCGGCTGGCCATGCAGGCCCCGCGCCAGAGCTTCCAGATCGTGTTCCTCTGCCAGCCAGCCGAGGCCGAGTCGCAGGCGGTGGTGATCGACGAGACCCTGGCGGCGCGCTACTTCGCGACCGACCAGCTGCCGCCGCTCGCGCCCGGCCAGGCCACCGGCATCGGCGACGCCGCCCGCGCGTGGGAGGGGCAACGGGTAGAGGCTGCGTTTTTGTGA
- a CDS encoding PAS domain S-box protein: MSTYLSPNTYDPPAHISAALRQICERTARIADRALGGAACSIFFTNSDTLLDYPVQGQPLLPSEQAFVGWICRQAARSHSPLLLDGTGQDPLLAVYPEPLPALPRSIAALALRTVDQPTIGAIAVCSAQPRTWADGDLALLDDLAAALVSEITLYHQSRAYSMLADHIQRSEHFLQLALDAITDEVIILNEQGVIIAMNTAAQASWRSMAPQVIDVGLGRSYFSLWAGAPPEYATAAMAIATGIHSILAGEERFFTHEYAYPYAGEMRWYSARISAFTDADRRRVVIAHQDITARKRAEAKLRESEALYRTVINSLHEGILVHDNLGEILTCNQSTERILGIPQEQLLGKNSLKHTWAMYDVDERPFPMEDRPALVALTTGRACTDVVMGLAPPGRDRIWILMNAYPLFRPGDPAPYGVVASFSDITERRRTEAELQQLSLVASKAESGILICDNLGAVEWCNEAFYRLTGYTLDDIRGRRPIELLHGADSDAQTGPHMIAALRAGSPVLEEILLYRRDGTPFWAMVNITPIFDSRGVLTKFIVIQNDITYRKELEQMKNDFVALVSHELRTPLTSIRGALGLLVGGLAGELPPQAQAMIDIATNNSDRLVRLINDILDIEKIASGRMSFAIQPLPILPLIRQTIDANQPYTQQYGTWVELEGDLDEDALVYIDPDRIIQVFTNLISNAAKFSPRGLPITITLSRHDSTMRVAVADSGPGIPAHFRSSIFQRFAQADSSSTRQKGGSGLGLSISKAIVEQLGGSIGFESVPDVGTVFFVDLRMQPADPAAARQRLPARLLVCDPSPTLAQPGAAALPGSYHIDHVRTIGEARLLQARYLYDAVRLKIDVDTDEGRAWMSELRDSQRTRHMPIIMDAPYAAAPDATALAFDPSTLLQAIAQPAQQNDAEQPWILHVEDDPDIRQIVDVLFQDVAQVRTATSVSEACGLLLRYRFDLVLLDLSLPDGSGERVLRFIHELQLTPVPVVVFAAGDSDELLDPSYAVAAFLVKSRITNEALRDTIRQVMQFQR, from the coding sequence ATGAGCACCTATCTGTCTCCCAATACATACGACCCACCAGCTCATATCAGCGCCGCGCTTCGCCAGATCTGCGAACGCACCGCCCGGATCGCCGATCGCGCGCTGGGCGGTGCGGCGTGCTCTATCTTCTTCACCAACAGCGATACGCTGTTGGACTACCCAGTGCAGGGCCAGCCGCTGCTGCCCAGCGAGCAGGCCTTCGTCGGCTGGATCTGCCGACAGGCGGCACGCAGCCACTCGCCCCTGCTGCTCGATGGCACCGGCCAAGATCCCCTGCTTGCCGTCTACCCCGAGCCGCTTCCCGCGCTGCCGCGCTCCATCGCCGCGCTTGCGCTGCGCACCGTCGATCAGCCCACCATCGGCGCAATAGCGGTGTGCAGCGCCCAGCCCCGCACCTGGGCCGACGGCGATCTTGCGCTGCTCGATGATCTTGCCGCCGCGCTGGTGTCGGAGATAACGCTGTACCACCAGTCCCGCGCCTACAGCATGCTGGCCGATCATATCCAGCGCTCCGAGCACTTCTTGCAGCTGGCCCTCGATGCTATTACCGATGAGGTGATCATCCTTAACGAGCAGGGCGTGATCATCGCCATGAACACCGCCGCGCAGGCCTCGTGGCGCTCCATGGCTCCGCAGGTGATAGATGTGGGCCTGGGGCGCAGCTACTTCTCGCTGTGGGCGGGCGCGCCCCCCGAGTACGCCACTGCGGCGATGGCGATTGCCACCGGCATCCATAGCATCCTGGCGGGCGAGGAGCGGTTTTTTACGCACGAGTACGCCTACCCCTACGCGGGCGAGATGCGCTGGTATAGCGCGCGGATCTCCGCCTTCACCGATGCCGATCGGCGGCGGGTGGTGATCGCCCACCAGGATATTACCGCGCGCAAGCGCGCCGAGGCCAAGCTGCGCGAGAGCGAGGCGCTTTACCGCACCGTGATCAACTCGCTGCACGAGGGTATTTTAGTCCATGACAACCTGGGTGAGATCCTCACATGTAACCAGAGCACCGAGCGGATTTTAGGTATCCCCCAAGAGCAGTTGCTGGGGAAAAATAGCCTGAAGCATACGTGGGCAATGTACGATGTGGATGAGCGCCCGTTTCCCATGGAGGACCGACCTGCGCTGGTTGCGCTTACCACTGGCCGCGCGTGTACTGATGTGGTGATGGGGCTAGCGCCGCCTGGGCGCGATCGGATCTGGATCTTGATGAACGCGTACCCCTTGTTTCGCCCTGGCGACCCCGCCCCCTACGGGGTGGTCGCGTCGTTTAGCGATATCACCGAGCGCCGCCGCACCGAGGCCGAGCTGCAGCAGCTCTCGCTGGTGGCCAGCAAGGCCGAGTCGGGCATCTTGATCTGCGACAACCTGGGGGCGGTTGAGTGGTGCAACGAGGCCTTCTACCGACTTACCGGCTACACCCTAGACGATATCCGGGGGCGTCGGCCTATTGAACTGCTCCATGGTGCCGATTCCGATGCCCAGACTGGGCCGCACATGATAGCGGCGCTGCGGGCTGGCTCGCCGGTGCTGGAGGAGATCCTGCTCTACCGCCGCGATGGCACGCCGTTCTGGGCGATGGTCAACATCACCCCGATCTTCGACTCGCGCGGGGTCTTGACCAAGTTTATCGTCATCCAGAACGATATCACCTACCGCAAAGAGCTTGAGCAGATGAAGAACGACTTTGTGGCGCTGGTGAGCCACGAGCTGCGCACGCCGCTTACATCCATCCGCGGGGCCTTGGGCCTGCTGGTTGGCGGCCTAGCTGGCGAGCTTCCGCCCCAGGCCCAGGCCATGATCGACATCGCCACCAATAACAGCGATCGGCTCGTGCGCCTGATTAACGACATCCTCGATATTGAGAAGATCGCATCGGGGCGCATGAGCTTCGCCATCCAGCCCCTGCCCATCCTGCCGCTGATCCGCCAGACGATCGATGCCAACCAGCCCTATACCCAGCAGTATGGCACTTGGGTCGAGCTAGAGGGCGATCTGGATGAGGATGCCCTGGTCTATATCGATCCTGACCGGATCATCCAGGTCTTCACCAACCTGATCTCGAATGCGGCCAAATTTTCGCCGCGCGGCCTGCCGATCACCATCACGCTCAGCCGCCATGACAGCACGATGCGGGTGGCAGTAGCCGATAGTGGCCCCGGCATCCCGGCTCATTTCCGCAGCAGCATTTTTCAGCGTTTTGCCCAGGCCGACTCGTCGAGCACGCGGCAGAAGGGTGGCTCGGGGCTGGGGCTGAGCATCTCGAAGGCGATAGTCGAGCAGCTGGGCGGCAGCATCGGCTTCGAGAGCGTTCCAGATGTGGGCACAGTGTTCTTCGTCGATCTGCGGATGCAGCCTGCTGATCCGGCTGCGGCGCGGCAGCGCCTGCCTGCCCGGCTGCTGGTGTGCGATCCCTCGCCCACATTGGCGCAGCCGGGCGCGGCTGCCTTGCCCGGCTCCTACCATATCGACCACGTGCGTACGATCGGCGAGGCGCGGCTGCTGCAGGCCCGCTACCTCTACGATGCGGTGCGACTGAAGATCGATGTGGACACCGATGAGGGACGCGCATGGATGAGCGAGCTGCGCGATAGCCAGCGTACGCGCCACATGCCGATTATTATGGATGCCCCATACGCTGCTGCCCCCGATGCCACCGCGCTGGCCTTCGATCCGTCGACCCTGCTGCAGGCGATCGCCCAGCCAGCGCAGCAGAACGATGCCGAGCAGCCTTGGATCCTGCACGTGGAAGACGATCCGGACATCCGCCAGATTGTCGATGTACTATTCCAGGATGTGGCCCAGGTGCGCACCGCCACTAGTGTCTCCGAGGCCTGCGGTCTGCTGCTGCGCTATCGCTTCGATCTGGTCCTGCTGGATCTGAGCCTGCCCGATGGCTCGGGCGAGCGCGTGCTACGCTTCATCCACGAGCTGCAGCTGACGCCAGTGCCGGTGGTGGTGTTTGCCGCAGGCGATAGCGACGAGTTGCTGGATCCATCGTATGCGGTTGCCGCATTCTTGGTGAAATCGCGGATTACGAACGAGGCGCTGCGTGACACAATTCGTCAGGTCATGCAATTTCAGCGCTAG
- a CDS encoding arylamine N-acetyltransferase, which yields MRLQAYLDRIGYSGPRQPTREVLHAIHRAHLLAIPYENLYIHQGRSLPLDEGFFFRKLVEEGRGGWCYEMNGLLAWALRELGFQVRLIASAVNRERLGERAEGNHMLLLVQLDRPYMVDVGFGNGIIEPLPLEEGQYQQGFLSYGLRREGERWFFQNQPYGGPGFDFTLQPRELGDFAAPCHDLQTAPDSGQRRTACCIRFTGHGITTLRGATLADLTADGESTHVIESGAEYAQVLRARFGLAMPEAAALWPKVWQAHQEWQAALAEAQPQL from the coding sequence ATGCGGCTCCAGGCCTACCTTGACCGGATCGGGTACAGCGGCCCGCGCCAGCCCACGCGCGAGGTGCTGCACGCCATCCACCGCGCGCACTTGCTGGCCATCCCCTACGAGAATCTGTATATCCACCAGGGCCGCAGCCTGCCGCTCGATGAGGGGTTCTTTTTCCGCAAGCTGGTGGAGGAGGGGCGAGGCGGCTGGTGCTACGAGATGAATGGGCTGCTGGCATGGGCGCTACGCGAGCTGGGCTTCCAGGTACGCCTGATCGCGAGCGCGGTGAACCGTGAGCGGCTGGGCGAGCGCGCCGAGGGCAACCATATGCTGCTGCTGGTCCAGCTCGATCGGCCCTACATGGTCGATGTGGGCTTCGGCAATGGGATCATCGAGCCGCTGCCGCTGGAAGAAGGGCAGTACCAGCAGGGCTTCCTGAGCTATGGGCTGCGGCGCGAGGGCGAGCGCTGGTTTTTCCAGAACCAGCCCTATGGCGGGCCAGGGTTCGACTTCACGCTCCAGCCACGTGAGCTGGGCGACTTCGCCGCGCCCTGCCACGATCTGCAGACCGCGCCAGACTCGGGGCAGCGGCGCACCGCCTGCTGCATCCGCTTCACGGGCCACGGCATCACAACGCTGCGCGGGGCGACCCTGGCCGATCTCACCGCCGATGGCGAGTCCACCCATGTGATCGAGAGCGGGGCCGAGTACGCCCAGGTGCTGCGCGCGCGCTTCGGGCTGGCCATGCCCGAGGCGGCGGCGCTGTGGCCGAAGGTGTGGCAGGCACACCAAGAGTGGCAGGCTGCGCTCGCCGAGGCCCAGCCGCAGCTGTGA
- a CDS encoding iron-siderophore ABC transporter substrate-binding protein — translation MLKRPSLIVAALAALALAACQSAAPTAAPTAPAATAAPAPTEPAATAAPAATTAPTEVATVAPAPTAAPAETTQAAIGATKVITDANGASLEVPADPQRIVVVTQEALDVLLTLGVKPVGITNGQGQTAPPAYLADQVAGIEVVGDMMRPNIESVAKLKPDLILAGDMTEEYHGDALKQLRAIAPTVITTVYGETWQQHLQRIATITGREAQAQQALDAYAKKVADVKAKLGANAGAEVSIVRWNPNGPSFMDKDQFASAVLADLGLVRPANQRVEGHAHSAPLSLEKIGEIDGDWMFIGTLSPAGEDVDAMKSAMDSPLFQQLKAVKNGHVVPMDGAVWSTLGGPVAADKVVDAVAAALAK, via the coding sequence ATGCTCAAACGCCCCTCGCTGATCGTGGCCGCGCTGGCCGCGCTTGCGCTGGCCGCGTGCCAGTCGGCGGCCCCCACCGCCGCGCCCACCGCCCCCGCCGCCACGGCAGCCCCCGCCCCGACCGAGCCTGCGGCCACGGCGGCCCCCGCCGCCACCACGGCCCCGACCGAGGTCGCCACGGTCGCGCCCGCCCCGACCGCCGCCCCCGCCGAGACCACCCAGGCCGCCATCGGCGCGACCAAGGTGATCACCGACGCCAATGGCGCAAGCCTTGAGGTGCCTGCCGACCCCCAGCGGATCGTCGTCGTCACCCAGGAGGCGCTCGATGTCCTCCTGACGCTGGGCGTCAAGCCCGTGGGTATCACCAACGGCCAGGGCCAGACCGCCCCACCCGCCTACCTGGCCGACCAGGTGGCCGGGATCGAGGTGGTGGGCGACATGATGCGTCCCAACATCGAGTCGGTGGCCAAGCTCAAGCCCGACCTCATCCTGGCGGGCGACATGACCGAGGAGTACCACGGCGACGCGCTCAAGCAGCTGCGCGCCATCGCCCCTACGGTGATCACCACCGTGTACGGCGAGACATGGCAGCAGCATCTGCAGCGTATTGCCACCATCACTGGGCGTGAGGCCCAGGCCCAGCAGGCCCTGGATGCCTACGCCAAGAAGGTGGCGGATGTGAAGGCTAAGCTCGGTGCGAACGCCGGTGCCGAGGTCAGCATCGTGCGCTGGAATCCTAACGGCCCCAGCTTTATGGACAAGGACCAGTTTGCCAGCGCGGTGCTGGCCGATCTGGGCTTGGTGCGCCCGGCCAACCAGCGCGTGGAGGGCCACGCCCACTCGGCCCCGCTCAGCCTGGAGAAGATCGGCGAGATCGACGGCGATTGGATGTTCATCGGCACGCTCAGCCCTGCGGGCGAGGATGTGGATGCCATGAAGAGCGCCATGGACTCGCCTCTGTTCCAGCAGCTCAAGGCTGTGAAGAACGGTCACGTGGTGCCGATGGATGGCGCGGTGTGGAGCACCCTCGGTGGCCCAGTCGCCGCCGACAAGGTGGTGGATGCCGTCGCCGCCGCGTTGGCCAAGTAG
- a CDS encoding DUF4255 domain-containing protein — MLSAFTIAIVSAVLKSQIENWLVQENIGAYLGADVVVSALPPDRITTGADERPQVNIYLYSLTPSLSLRRSVLPFDLHYLITAYGSGDLQHEMLLGCVIQSFASAVIDQQSILVALEALSARGYGFLPSTMLGEDSPVAQIKRLSITPQILSPEEASRIWSSLQARGRPSIAYRISAAASPREEYAK, encoded by the coding sequence GTGTTAAGCGCATTCACGATCGCTATTGTTTCTGCGGTCCTTAAGAGCCAGATCGAAAACTGGCTTGTGCAAGAGAATATAGGGGCGTATCTGGGGGCCGATGTGGTGGTATCTGCGTTACCGCCGGATCGCATTACCACGGGTGCCGACGAACGACCCCAGGTCAATATCTACCTCTATAGCCTGACGCCCAGCCTATCGCTGCGGCGCAGCGTGCTGCCGTTTGACCTCCACTATCTCATCACCGCCTATGGCAGTGGTGATCTTCAGCATGAAATGTTGCTTGGCTGTGTTATCCAGTCGTTCGCCAGCGCGGTGATCGACCAGCAGTCGATCCTGGTGGCCCTGGAGGCGCTATCGGCCCGTGGCTATGGGTTTTTGCCCTCCACCATGTTGGGTGAAGACTCGCCGGTGGCCCAGATCAAGCGCCTGAGCATCACGCCGCAGATTCTCAGCCCCGAAGAAGCCTCGCGCATCTGGTCGTCGCTGCAGGCCCGTGGCCGCCCATCCATTGCCTACCGCATCTCTGCCGCAGCGTCCCCGCGCGAGGAGTACGCGAAATGA